A part of Tachyglossus aculeatus isolate mTacAcu1 chromosome X3, mTacAcu1.pri, whole genome shotgun sequence genomic DNA contains:
- the LOC119948718 gene encoding forkhead box protein F2-like, producing MTTESGQQQQPPPQPPRPPTPPAPPRRPRSPAPGALRTALMNQPPLSSAPSSAAALEASSSLSSSSSSSSSSSSSTSSAPSSSSSASSACKGAGGGGGGGGGGSGGKKATSGLRRPEKPPYSYIALIVMAIQSSPSKRLTLSEIYQFLQARFPFFRGSYQGWKNSVRHNLSLNECFIKLPKGLGRPGKGHYWTIDPASEFMFEEGSFRRRPRGFRRKCQALKPVYHRMVSGLGFGASLLPQPFDFQPPPSAPLGCPAQSGYAGLDVMPGAYDAGAPGHTHPHHHHHHHHHHVPHASPAPGSSYVVGCPGPAAAGGAAGAPPGSAGGGGGGGYGPDSSSSPLPSSPAMASAIDCHSPYPSPAAHWSSPGTTPYLKQPPTLPPSGNTPAALHSNMASYSLDQSYLHQNGREDLSVGLPRYQHHSSPVCDRKDFVLNFNGISSFHPSASGSYYHHHHHQSVCQDIKPCVM from the exons atGACCACCGAGAgcggccagcagcagcagccgccgccgcagCCTCCGCGCCCGCCAACCCCGCCGGCTCCTCCGCGCCGCCCTCGCAGCCCGGCTCCCGGGGCGCTTCGCACGGCCTTGATGAACCAGCCGCCCCTCTCCTCCGCCCCGTCCTCCGCCGCCGCCCTGGAGGCCTCCTCCTCgttgtcctcgtcctcctcctcctcctcctcctcctcctcgtccaccTCCTCCGCGCCCTCGTCCTCGTCCAGCGCATCCTCCGCCTGCAagggggccggcggcgggggcgggggcggcggcggcggcagcgggggCAAGAAGGCGACCTCAGGGCTGCGGCGGCCCGAGAAGCCCCCCTATTCGTACATCGCCCTGATCGTCATGGCCATCCAGAGCTCGCCCAGCAAGCGGCTGACCCTCAGCGAGATCTACCAGTTCCTGCAGGCGCGCTTCCCCTTCTTCCGCGGCTCCTATCAGGGCTGGAAGAACTCGGTGCGCCACAACCTGTCGCTCAACGAGTGCTTCATCAAGCTGCCCAAGGGCCTGGGCCGCCCGGGCAAGGGCCACTACTGGACCATCGACCCGGCCAGCGAGTTCATGTTCGAGGAGGGCTCGTTCCGTCGCCGGCCCCGCGGCTTCAGGAGGAAGTGCCAGGCGCTCAAGCCCGTGTACCACCGCATGGTCAGCGGGCTGGGCTTCGGCGCCTCTCTGCTGCCGCAGCCCTTTGACTTTCAGCCGCCCCCCTCGGCCCCGCTCGGCTGCCCCGCCCAGAGCGGCTACGCGGGGCTCGACGTGATGCCCGGAGCCTACGACGCCGGCGCCCCCGGCCACACGCAcccgcaccaccaccaccaccaccatcaccaccacgtCCCGCACGCGTCCCCCGCCCCGGGCTCCTCCTACGTGGTCGGCTGCCCCGGGCCCGCCGCGGCCGGGGGAGCCGCGGGGGCGCCGCCGGGGAGcgccggcggaggaggaggaggagga TACGGGCCGGACAGCAGCAGCAGTCCCCTGCCCTCGTCACCGGCCATGGCAAGCGCCATCGACTGCCACTCGCCCTACCCGAGCCCCGCGGCGCACTGGAGCTCGCCCGGCACCACCCCCTACCTCAagcagccccccaccctgccccccagtGGCAACACCCCCGCCGCCCTCCACTCCAACATGGCCTCCTACTCCCTCGACCAGAGCTACCTGCATCAGAACGGCCGCGAGGACCTCTCAG TGGGCCTGCCCCGTTACCAGCACCACTCGTCCCCTGTGTGTGACAGGAAAGATTTCGTCCTCAACTTTAATGGCATTTCCTCCTTTCATCCTTCGGCCAGCGGATCTTattatcaccatcaccaccatcagagTGTCTGCCAGGATATTAAACCTTGTGTCATGTGA